The following are from one region of the Halarcobacter sp. genome:
- the galU gene encoding UTP--glucose-1-phosphate uridylyltransferase GalU has protein sequence MIKKCLFPAAGYGTRFLPATKAMPKEMLPILTKPLIQYGVEEAMEAGCDVMSVITGRGKRAITDHFDISYELEHQIQGSSKEKMLADIRNIIDKCTFTYTRQNEMKGLGDAIYKGKVLVGDNNPFAVILADDLCVNPKGDGILTQMVKLYEKYKCCIVACMEVPKEDVHKYGVIEGRPMEDGVYMVSNMVEKPDNDKAPSNLAVIGRYILTPDIFEVIEKTKPGKNGELQITDSLCDQAKKGMVLAYKFKGQRFDCGSVEGFVEATNYFYDLEKKAEKK, from the coding sequence ATGATAAAAAAATGTTTATTCCCAGCAGCAGGTTATGGCACAAGGTTTTTACCAGCAACAAAAGCAATGCCAAAAGAGATGTTACCAATTTTAACTAAACCATTAATTCAGTATGGTGTTGAAGAAGCTATGGAAGCAGGTTGTGATGTTATGTCAGTAATTACTGGACGTGGAAAAAGAGCAATCACAGACCATTTTGATATATCATATGAACTTGAACATCAGATTCAAGGTTCTTCAAAAGAGAAAATGTTAGCTGATATTAGAAATATTATTGATAAGTGTACCTTTACATATACTAGACAAAATGAGATGAAAGGTTTAGGTGATGCTATTTATAAAGGAAAAGTATTAGTTGGTGATAATAATCCTTTTGCTGTAATTTTAGCAGATGACCTATGTGTAAATCCAAAAGGTGATGGAATATTAACTCAAATGGTAAAACTATATGAAAAATATAAATGTTGTATTGTTGCTTGTATGGAAGTTCCAAAAGAGGATGTTCATAAATATGGTGTTATTGAAGGTAGACCTATGGAAGATGGAGTTTATATGGTTTCTAATATGGTTGAAAAGCCAGATAATGATAAAGCCCCTTCAAACCTAGCTGTTATTGGAAGATATATTTTAACTCCTGATATTTTTGAAGTGATAGAAAAAACTAAACCTGGTAAAAATGGGGAATTACAAATTACTGATTCCTTATGTGATCAAGCAAAAAAAGGTATGGTTTTAGCATATAAATTCAAAGGACAAAGGTTTGACTGTGGTTCTGTTGAAGGTTTTGTTGAAGCCACAAACTATTTTTATGATTTAGAGAAAAAAGCAGAAAAAAAATAA
- the zwf gene encoding glucose-6-phosphate dehydrogenase produces the protein MSTKNNLCDFVLFGGHGDLAFRKLMPALYHLCKDGYLAEKSRIITVSRGSLSKDEHISLVKEKLIEFLPSNSYTQEDFSRFEKKLFYVSVDFSTNEGYENLQTLLDEHAERDRVNYLSTSPKYFAGICQSLSKCNLIKENSRVVLEKPLGKDLKSSQEINQKVLEYFNEDQIYRIDHYLGKDTVQNIMALRFSNRLFVHLWSSNHIDHVQITVAESVGAEGRWGYYNEYGAMRDMIQNHLLQLLCLMAMEPPCSLDANDIRDEKVKVLKTLRPILPAQIASRTVRGQYTAGSSMGESVPGYNDGQETQSNTETFAAIRVDIDNWRWNGVPFYIRSGKRMQQRNSEVVIQFKTMPHSIFAEDNANSIVDNKLVIKLQPEESIELRLMNKIPGLSETMKLQEVNLELNAPHTDKRKPDAYERLILDVIRANPTLFMRLDEVEAAWRWADPIIESWENNLVPMKKYTAGTDGPTASIQLIAQDGRSWNDE, from the coding sequence ATGAGTACAAAAAACAATTTATGCGATTTCGTTCTGTTTGGTGGTCATGGAGATTTGGCGTTTAGGAAACTAATGCCAGCTCTTTATCACTTATGTAAAGATGGTTATTTAGCTGAAAAAAGTAGAATAATTACAGTTTCGAGAGGTTCTTTATCAAAGGATGAACATATCTCTTTAGTAAAAGAGAAACTAATTGAGTTTTTACCTTCAAATAGTTATACCCAAGAGGATTTTTCTAGATTTGAGAAAAAGCTTTTTTATGTAAGTGTTGATTTTTCTACTAATGAAGGGTATGAAAATTTACAAACACTATTAGATGAACATGCTGAAAGAGATAGGGTAAATTATCTTTCAACTTCTCCTAAATATTTTGCAGGAATTTGTCAATCTTTATCAAAGTGTAATCTTATTAAAGAGAATTCAAGAGTAGTTCTTGAAAAACCTTTAGGTAAAGATTTAAAATCCTCACAAGAGATAAATCAAAAAGTTCTAGAGTATTTTAATGAAGACCAAATATATAGAATTGACCATTATTTAGGAAAAGATACAGTTCAAAATATTATGGCCCTAAGATTTTCAAATAGACTATTTGTACATCTTTGGAGTTCTAATCATATTGACCATGTTCAAATCACTGTTGCTGAAAGTGTTGGTGCAGAGGGAAGATGGGGATACTATAATGAATATGGTGCAATGAGAGATATGATACAAAATCATCTTCTTCAACTTCTTTGTCTAATGGCGATGGAACCACCTTGTTCTTTAGATGCAAATGATATTAGAGATGAAAAAGTTAAAGTTTTAAAAACTTTAAGACCAATTTTACCTGCACAAATAGCTTCAAGAACTGTAAGAGGTCAATATACAGCAGGTTCATCTATGGGAGAATCAGTTCCTGGATATAATGATGGACAAGAAACTCAAAGTAATACAGAAACTTTTGCAGCAATTAGAGTAGATATAGATAACTGGAGATGGAATGGTGTTCCATTTTATATTAGAAGTGGAAAAAGGATGCAACAAAGAAATTCAGAAGTTGTAATTCAGTTTAAAACAATGCCTCACTCAATTTTTGCAGAAGATAATGCAAACTCAATTGTTGATAATAAATTAGTAATAAAACTTCAACCAGAAGAGAGTATTGAGCTTAGACTTATGAACAAAATTCCTGGTTTAAGTGAAACTATGAAACTTCAAGAGGTAAACTTAGAACTAAATGCACCCCATACAGATAAAAGAAAACCAGATGCATATGAAAGACTTATTTTAGATGTTATAAGAGCTAATCCAACACTTTTTATGAGACTAGATGAGGTAGAAGCTGCATGGAGATGGGCTGATCCTATTATTGAGAGTTGGGAAAACAATCTTGTTCCTATGAAGAAGTATACAGCAGGAACTGATGGTCCAACTGCA